One Candidatus Paceibacterota bacterium genomic window carries:
- a CDS encoding ABC transporter ATP-binding protein yields the protein MEKDFSNLDVGLVLKYYWQVIKNFKFSFFCVLVSTTLFSALDIYIPLQFLKLWDILNTNNFAVVSTAKSIIILILILGLIGWVLRRTSGFFLSYFESGVMAGLREQAFSYMIGHSHSFFANNFSGSLTRKINKYANAFEKLTDRMAADALPLFVRSIGVFIAVYSLIPKYAYILGIFCLVFLLTAFFYIRFKIKYDVISALADTRTTGVFADAIGNHSSIQIFTGHKYEENRTRKIIQKQRKATVFNWYLWEGLNAIQSFYSVIVQFIIFWVAINDWRLSLVTLPFMVLLQSYLVRLIDSLWSFGGIVRTFYNSFADAQEMAIVLDSPYEISDNVEKVAENIKGEVVFNNVTYTYKNNKNKVLDNFSLTIPPGQKIALVGSSGAGKTTLVRLLMRLFNIPSGKITIDGIDISKISQENLREQIAFVPQDPVLFHRTLMENIRYGKRNATDEEVMRAAKLAHCDEFIDSLPFRYETYVGERGIKLSGGERQRVAIARAIIKNAPILILDEATSSLDSHSESLIQDALTKLIAGKTTIVIAHRLSTIRQMDRIIVLEKGKIVEDGIHSELINKKDGYYKKLWDLQAGGFLD from the coding sequence ATGGAAAAAGATTTTTCAAATTTAGATGTTGGGTTGGTGCTCAAATATTATTGGCAGGTAATTAAGAATTTTAAATTCTCCTTTTTTTGCGTTCTTGTCTCCACAACACTTTTTTCTGCTCTCGATATCTATATACCGCTCCAATTTTTAAAACTTTGGGATATTCTTAATACCAATAATTTTGCCGTCGTTTCGACTGCTAAATCGATTATTATTCTGATATTAATATTGGGACTAATTGGCTGGGTGCTTCGCAGGACTTCTGGATTTTTCCTATCATATTTCGAATCAGGAGTGATGGCCGGCCTCCGAGAACAGGCTTTTTCTTATATGATCGGTCATTCCCATTCTTTTTTTGCAAATAATTTTTCAGGTTCATTAACCAGGAAAATAAATAAATATGCTAATGCTTTTGAAAAATTAACAGACAGAATGGCTGCCGATGCTTTACCGCTTTTTGTCCGCAGTATCGGCGTATTCATTGCTGTTTATTCTTTGATTCCGAAATATGCATATATTTTAGGAATATTCTGTTTAGTTTTTTTATTAACTGCCTTTTTTTATATTCGATTTAAAATTAAATATGATGTGATCTCAGCTTTGGCTGACACCAGAACCACAGGAGTTTTTGCTGATGCCATTGGCAATCATTCCTCAATCCAGATTTTTACTGGTCATAAGTATGAGGAAAATCGAACAAGAAAAATAATTCAAAAACAACGGAAAGCGACAGTCTTTAATTGGTATTTATGGGAGGGACTTAATGCCATTCAAAGTTTTTATTCGGTCATCGTTCAATTTATTATTTTTTGGGTAGCAATTAATGATTGGAGACTATCTCTCGTTACTTTACCCTTTATGGTATTACTTCAAAGTTATCTAGTTCGTTTGATTGATAGTTTATGGAGTTTTGGCGGTATTGTGCGTACTTTTTATAACAGCTTTGCTGATGCTCAAGAAATGGCTATAGTTTTAGATTCGCCGTATGAAATAAGTGATAATGTAGAAAAAGTCGCGGAAAATATTAAAGGAGAAGTTGTTTTTAATAATGTTACTTACACATATAAAAATAATAAAAATAAAGTATTAGATAATTTTTCTTTAACCATACCACCAGGACAAAAGATTGCATTGGTCGGTTCGTCTGGCGCCGGCAAGACGACCTTGGTTCGCTTATTGATGAGGTTGTTTAATATTCCTTCAGGGAAGATTACTATTGATGGAATTGATATCAGTAAAATTTCCCAAGAAAATCTTCGAGAGCAAATAGCTTTTGTTCCGCAAGACCCTGTTCTTTTTCATCGTACCTTGATGGAAAATATTCGTTATGGTAAAAGAAACGCCACAGACGAAGAAGTCATGAGAGCAGCCAAGCTCGCGCATTGTGATGAGTTTATTGATTCTTTGCCATTTCGCTATGAGACATACGTGGGAGAACGGGGAATAAAACTCTCGGGTGGGGAGCGTCAGAGGGTGGCTATCGCCCGCGCCATTATCAAAAATGCGCCGATTCTTATTTTAGATGAAGCTACTTCTTCGCTTGATTCCCATTCTGAATCTTTGATCCAAGATGCCCTTACTAAACTTATTGCCGGGAAAACTACTATTGTTATCGCTCATCGACTTTCCACTATTAGGCAGATGGATAGAATAATCGTATTAGAAAAAGGAAAAATTGTCGAAGACGGAATCCACAGCGAACTGATAAATAAAAAAGATGGATATTATAAAAAATTATGGGATCTTCAAGCGGGAGGATTTTTAGATTAA